A window of Spodoptera frugiperda isolate SF20-4 chromosome 17, AGI-APGP_CSIRO_Sfru_2.0, whole genome shotgun sequence contains these coding sequences:
- the LOC118276728 gene encoding uncharacterized protein LOC118276728, translating into MKVIIAIIFAIGSVSALGSGPYLPSGWRPSGPSFYLPSEVAKSSEGPVKENLLQETEASGSDALREYGPPKEEEIQYSVNQGLPDVATEQTFFVQSLATQELQAGAGESVAVEVNTESAAIVEEVASTAEAVAEKIEQAEVISEVQPTLEAVAEVVEQTEAAQAVEATEAAVADIVEPTAAVEEVIVAEEVVPTVVVEEAVPTAVVEEAVVEKVAQGVNNIAEAIVQVETEANAAEAVESAVEIKQKVSGSLQQAPEGFLEYGPPGFREYGPPKSAAVQAAPENNEVRRRRFSPKFKSHKKH; encoded by the exons ATGAAG GTCATCATTGCTATCATTTTCGCCATCGGCTCCGTGTCGGCTCTGGGCTCTGGACCCTACCTACCCAGTGGATGGAGGCCTTCAGGTCCCAGCTTCTACCTGCCTTCGGAAGTCGCG AAATCATCAGAGGGTCCAGTGAAGGAGAACCTTCTTCAAGAGACTGAAGCCTCCGGTTCAGACGCTCTCAGGGAATATGGACCCCCGAAAGAGGAAGAAATCCAGTACAGCGTGAACCAAGGGCTTCCTGATGTGGCTACTGAACAGACCTTCTTTGTACAATCCCTGGCTACCCAGGAACTGCAGGCTGGAGCTGGTGAATCCGTTGCCGTCGAAG TTAACACAGAATCCGCCGCCATAGTAGAAGAAGTAGCATCAACTGCTGAAGCTGTAGCTGAGAAAATCGAACAAGCTGAGGTCATCTCCGAAGTCCAGCCCACTTTGGAAGCTGTAGCTGAAGTAGTCGAGCAAACTGAAGCTGCCCAGGCTGTTGAAGCCACAGAAGCAGCTGTAGCAGACATTGTGGAACCAACTGCCGCTGTCGAAGAAGTGATAGTGGCTGAGGAGGTTGTACCTACTGTGGTAGTGGAAGAGGCTGTTCCTACTGCTGTTGTTGAAGAAGCGGTGGTTGAGAAAGTAGCTCAAGGTGTTAACAACATCGCTGAAGCTATTGTTCAGGTTGAGACTGAGGCTAATGCTGCTGAG GCTGTTGAATCTGCTGTGGAAATCAAACAGAAGGTTTCAGG ATCCCTGCAACAGGCTCCTGAAGGTTTCCTCGAATACGGACCCCCTGGCTTCAGGGAATACGGACCCCCTAAGTCTGCTGCAGTTCAG GCCGCCCCCGAGAACAACGAAGTGAGAAGGAGACGTTTCTCACCCAAATTCAA GTCCCACAAGAAACACTAA
- the LOC118276930 gene encoding uncharacterized protein LOC118276930 isoform X1: MFSNKLILNTIVVVSILFISCAPMVQSYRILVFNPDEQMNRYAWDHKRSESYEQNMISSTNKSPVDPSCLSEPCNPDDLAPRPLPDMSADEKQKSSINNRHKKFGASKIFYWPMFEEQM, encoded by the exons atgttttcaaataagCTTATTTTGAACACCATCGTGGTTGTCTCCATTTTATTCAT CAGCTGCGCCCCAATGGTCCAGAGTTACAGGATCCTGGTATTCAATCCAGATGAGCAAATGAATAGATACGCCTGGGACCACAAGAGGTCGGAATCCTATGAACAGAATATGATTTCGTCCACCAACAAATCGCCAGTAGATCCTAGCTGCTTATCTGAGCCATGCAA TCCCGATGACCTGGCACCCAGGCCCCTACCCGATATGAGTGCAGATGAAAAACAAAAGTCCAGTATTAATAATAGACACAAAAAG TTCGGTGCGTCCAAAATCTTTTACTGGCCCATGTTCGAAGAACAAATGTGA
- the LOC126911623 gene encoding uncharacterized protein LOC126911623: protein MNYNNNHHQNKNRALVSARDSLLKTYFESSENLYDTHSILYCEAVAACRVANVRFSNLDAAVRPKPAVPAWQCRIERRISEARVLIGKLSCFREGNTRPRVMRFVRRAFVGTETSPHEYMSHVTERIDFLKQKVYAWANRIRRYKKRVERYTQNRMFQRDQRWVYRNWERSNQDVTDGRRPDDEATNTFWRNIWSVPVSHTEDDWICDVERKCETVPEMEEVIITSSDVSSAACSVPNWKSPGPDGLHNFWLKWFTSSHARLASQFQAALEADRCHNF, encoded by the coding sequence atgaattataataataatcatcatcaaaataaaaatagggcGCTGGTAAGCGCTCGGGATTcgctacttaaaacatattttgaaagtagcGAAAACCTCTATGATACACACTCGATCCTGTACTGTGAGGCGGTAGCAGCTTGTCGAGTGGCTAACGTCAGATTCTCGAATCTTGACGCAGCAGTCCGACCAAAACCAGCAGTACCAGCCTGGCAGTGCAGGATTGAGCGTCGTATCAGTGAGGCCAGGGTGCTTATCGGCAAACTATCCTGCTTCAGGGAGGGCAATACTCGTCCTAGAGTGATGCGCTTTGTAAGACGTGCATTTGTGGGGACTGAAACCAGTCCTCATGAATACATGTCGCATGTTACAGAGCGCATCGACTTCCTGAAGCAGAAAGTCTACGCATGGGCAAATCGTATCAGGCGGTACAAAAAACGAGTTGAGCGATATACTCAGAATCGCATGTTCCAAAGAGATCAGAGATGGGTATATAGAAATTGGGAACGATCCAACCAAGATGTGACTGATGGGCGGCGACCGGATGATGAAGCCACTAACACATTTTGGCGCAACATCTGGTCGGTGCCTGTCAGCCACACAGAGGATGACTGGATTTGTGATGTTGAGCGAAAGTGTGAAACTGTGCCAGAGATGGAGGAGGTGATAATCACCTCCTCTGATGTGAGCAGTGCAGCCTGTTCGGTCCCAAATTGGAAATCACCGGGGCCAGACGGGCTGCACAACTTCTGGCTCAAATGGTTCACCAGTTCACACGCTCGCTTAGCATCACAGTTCCAGGCAGCTTTAGAAGCTGATCGTTGCCACAATTTCTAA
- the LOC118276930 gene encoding uncharacterized protein LOC118276930 isoform X2, giving the protein MFSNKLILNTIVVVSILFICAPMVQSYRILVFNPDEQMNRYAWDHKRSESYEQNMISSTNKSPVDPSCLSEPCNPDDLAPRPLPDMSADEKQKSSINNRHKKFGASKIFYWPMFEEQM; this is encoded by the exons atgttttcaaataagCTTATTTTGAACACCATCGTGGTTGTCTCCATTTTATTCAT CTGCGCCCCAATGGTCCAGAGTTACAGGATCCTGGTATTCAATCCAGATGAGCAAATGAATAGATACGCCTGGGACCACAAGAGGTCGGAATCCTATGAACAGAATATGATTTCGTCCACCAACAAATCGCCAGTAGATCCTAGCTGCTTATCTGAGCCATGCAA TCCCGATGACCTGGCACCCAGGCCCCTACCCGATATGAGTGCAGATGAAAAACAAAAGTCCAGTATTAATAATAGACACAAAAAG TTCGGTGCGTCCAAAATCTTTTACTGGCCCATGTTCGAAGAACAAATGTGA